In Ipomoea triloba cultivar NCNSP0323 chromosome 7, ASM357664v1, a single genomic region encodes these proteins:
- the LOC116025043 gene encoding chloroplast stem-loop binding protein of 41 kDa a, chloroplastic, producing the protein MATLAPSSSTSSLLFSSPKFSSPSLFPLQSLSLSPSSLSSSFSISSSFTPHLTSPTRKTTLSPLRFSVRAAAQKKKVLIINTNSGGHAVIGFYFAKQLLGSGHEVTIMTVGEEASDKMKKPPFNRFSEIVEGGGKTVWGNPADVGKVLDGQVFDAVLDNNGKDLDTVKPVADWAKSCGVKQFLFISSAGIFKPTEEPPHIEGESVKADSGHATVEKYISEVFSLWASFRPQYMIGSGNNKDCEEWFFDRIVRGRAVPIPGSGMQLTNISHVRDLSSMLTLAVENPDAASGHIFNCVSERAITLDGMAKFCAQAAGKPLQIVHYDPKAVGIDAKKAFPFRNMHFYAEPRAAKAILGWEGTTNLPEDLKERFEEYVKIGRDKKEMKFELDDKILESLKVPVAAA; encoded by the exons ATGGCCACTCTTGCGCCTTCCTCTTCCACATCCTCTCTCctcttctcttctcccaaaTTCTCATCTCCTTCTCTCTTCCCTCTTCAATCTCTCTCACTATCCCcctcctctctctcttcctctttCTCCATTTCCTCATCTTTTACACCCCACCTCACATCCCCAACCCGGAAGACTACTCTCTCTCCGCTCCGATTCAGCGTCCGGGCCGCCGCCCAGAAGAAGAAGGTGCTTATAATCAACACCAACAGCGGTGGGCACGCTGTGATCGGCTTCTACTTCGCCAAACAGCTTCTGGGTAGCGGCCATGAAGTCACCATCATGACTGTCGGCGAGGAGGCCTCTGACAAGATGAAGAAGCCTCCTTTTAACAGATTCTCA GAAATTGTGGAGGGTGGTGGGAAGACAGTGTGGGGTAATCCAGCAGATGTGGGGAAGGTGTTGGACGGCCAAGTATTTGATGCGGTTTTGGATAACAATGGCAAGGACCTGGACACAGTAAA GCCAGTGGCAGACTGGGCAAAGAGTTGTGGAGTGAAACAATTTTTGTTCATCAGCAGTGCTGGGATCTTCAAGCCAACTGAAGAGCCTCCCCACATTGAAGGG GAAAGTGTAAAAGCTGATTCGGGTCATGCTACAGTAGAGAAGTACATTTCAGAGGTTTTCAGCCTCTGGGCATCCTTCCGCCCACAATACATGATCGGCTCTGGCAACAACAAAGATTGTGAAGAATGGTTCTTTGACC GTATTGTAAGAGGCAGAGCAGTCCCAATCCCGGGCTCTGGTATGCAGCTAACGAATATTTCCCACGTTAGAGACCTGTCCTCCATGCTTACTCTGGCTGTTGAGAACCCAGATGCAGCAAGTGGCCACATCTTCAACTGTGTGAGCGAACGTGCCATAACGCTTGATGGCATGGCCAAGTTTTGTGCTCAGGCTGCAGGGAAGCCCCTTCAGATTGTTCACTATGACCCCAAAGCGGTGGGAATTGATGCCAAGAAAGCCTTCCCTTTCCGCAATATG CACTTCTATGCTGAGCCAAGAGCTGCCAAGGCGATTCTTGGATGGGAGGGCACAACTAACCTTCCCGAAGACTTGAAGGAACGATTTGAAGAGTATGTAAAGATCGGCAGAGACAAGAAGGAGATGAAATTTGAACTAGACGATAAGATACTTGAATCCCTCAAAGTACCAGTGGCTGCTGCTTGA
- the LOC116024378 gene encoding uncharacterized protein LOC116024378, producing the protein MDKKGFVKKWVDIIYATGVSVQMRSVLDIYSVASGQRINFDKSLRDVHEHDQNTTPISAITETWKKPLGGRLKMKTDAAFNEANNSMGLGWVLCDDQGRFLASKSMCITGCYGVKEAEAICIREALSWLKGT; encoded by the exons ATGGATAAAAAGGGCTTCGTGAAAAAGTGGGTGGATATCATCTATGCAACG GGTGTAAGTGTGCAGATGAGGAGTGTGTTGGATATCTATTCGGTTGCATCTGGCCAACGAATAAATTTCGATAAGTCTTTG AGGGATGTGCATGAACATGATCAAAACACTACTCCCATAAGTGCTATTACGGAAACCTGGAAGAAACCACTTGGTGGcagattgaaaatgaaaaccGACGCTGCCTTCAATGAAGCTAATAACTCAATGGGATTAGGGTGGGTGTTGTGTGATGATCAAGGCCGATTCCTAGCCAGCAAAAGTATGTGTATCACGGGGTGCTATGGTGTCAAGGAGGCTGAAGCAATATGCATTAGGGAAGCACTCAGCTGGCTAAAGGGTACATAA
- the LOC116025042 gene encoding RAN GTPase-activating protein 1: MDATGFSMKLWPPSQSTRLMLVERMTKNLSTPSILSRKYGLLNKDEAEEDARQIEVMAFAAANQHFEKEPDGDGSSAVQLYAKESSKLMLDVIKRGPGTVEDAEGKVKASEETVLDISGGQRAFIAADEAEKLLEPLKEPGNKYTKICFSNRSFGLDAAHVAGPILSSLKDQLIEADLSDFIAGRPESEALEVMQIFSSALEGCQLRYLNLSNNALGEKGVRAFGGLLKSQQSLEELYLMNDGISEEAARAVCELIPSTDKLRVLHFHNNMTGDDGAFAISEIVKRSPLLESFRCSSTRVGSEGGCALSKALEACTHLKKLDLRDNMFGADAGVVLSRVLPRFFDLTEIYLSYLNLEDEGSIAIANALKESAPSLEILEMAGNDITEKAAHAFAACIAAKQFLTTLNLAENELKDEGAIIIAKALEDGHSQVNEVDMSTNSIRRAGARCLAQAVVSKPGFKVLNINGNFISDEGVDEVKEIFKTCSNLLGPLDENDPEGEEYDEDDDGEAGDNENELESKLKDLEIKHEEE, translated from the coding sequence ATGGATGCTACAGGATTCTCTATGAAACTGTGGCCACCAAGCCAAAGTACCAGGCTAATGCTTGTGGAGAGAATGACCAAGAACCTCAGCACTCCATCCATTTTGTCTAGAAAGTATGGGCTTCTGAATAAAGATGAGGCTGAGGAGGATGCTAGACAAATAGAGGTTATGGCTTTTGCTGCAGCAAACCAACACTTTGAGAAGGAGCCAGATGGAGATGGAAGCTCTGCGGTGCAACTTTATGCTAAGGAATCAAGTAAGCTTATGTTAGATGTTATTAAAAGAGGTCCAGGAACAGTGGAGGATGCAGAAGGTAAAGTTAAAGCATCTGAAGAGACTGTTCTTGATATTTCTGGAGGTCAAAGGGCTTTTATTGCTGCCGATGAAGCTGAGAAATTGTTGGAACCTCTGAAGGAGCCTGGGAACAAGTATACAAAGATTTGTTTCAGCAACAGAAGTTTTGGTTTGGATGCTGCTCATGTTGCAGGGCCTATTTTATCGTCACTCAAGGATCAATTGATAGAGGCAGACCTGTCAGATTTCATTGCAGGAAGACCAGAGTCAGAAGCCCTTGAAGTTATGCAGATCTTTTCATCTGCTTTGGAAGGGTGTCAATTAAGGTATCTCAACCTATCAAACAATGCATTGGGGGAAAAGGGTGTGAGGGCCTTTGGGGGACTTCTGAAGTCACAACAGAGCTTGGAGGAGCTCTATTTGATGAATGATGGGATCTCAGAAGAAGCAGCACGAGCAGTATGTGAGTTAATCCCTTCAACTGATAAACTTAGGGTACTTCATTTTCACAACAATATGACTGGAGATGATGGTGCCTTTGCTATTTCTGAAATTGTTAAGCGTTCTCCTCTGCTGGAAAGCTTTCGGTGTTCATCTACAAGGGTAGGATCTGAAGGGGGTTGTGCTCTGTCAAAAGCACTGGAAGCATGCACTCACTTGAAGAAGCTTGACTTGCGAGACAACATGTTTGGTGCTGATGCAGGAGTTGTTTTGAGCAGGGTATTACCAAGGTTTTTCGATTTAACTGAGATCTACCTCAGCTATTTGAATTTGGAAGATGAAGGGTCCATAGCTATTGCAAATGCCCTCAAAGAATCTGCACCATCACTGGAAATTTTGGAGATGGCTGGAAATGACATCACCGAGAAAGCCGCTCATGCTTTTGCAGCTTGCATAGCTGCAAAACAATTTCTTACCACATTGAACTTGGCAGAGAATGAACTGAAGGATGAGGGTGCTATTATTATTGCCAAGGCATTGGAGGATGGTCATAGCCAGGTAAACGAAGTGGACATGAGCACTAACTCAATTCGAAGAGCTGGGGCTAGGTGCCTGGCACAGGCTGTTGTCAGCAAACCTGGGTTTAAGGTGCTGAATATTAATGGAAACTTCATATCTGATGAAGGGGTTGATGAGGTCAAAGAAATTTTCAAAACCTGCTCAAATCTGCTTGGACCTCTGGATGAGAATGATCCTGAAGGAGAAGAgtatgatgaagatgatgatggagAGGCTGGTGATAATGAGAATGAATTGGAATCCAAGCTCAAGGACCTTGAAATCAAGCATGAAGAAGAATAG
- the LOC116026226 gene encoding glycine-rich RNA-binding protein-like gives MACADVEFRCFVGGLAWATTERTLDETFGQHGEILESKIINDRETGRSRGFGFVTFKYEHSMRDAIEAMNGQSLDGCNITVNEAQSRGSGGGGGYFRGGRCEGGGGGGYGRREGGYGGGYGGGRARGYGCGDRDYGGCYSRGGGASDGSWRN, from the exons ATGGCTTGCGCAGATGTTGAGTTTAGGTGTTTCGTCGGTGGCTTGGCCTGGGCCACCACCGAACGAACCCTTGATGAGACTTTCGGTCAGCATGGCGAGATTCTCGAATCGAAG ATTATCAATGATCGTGAGACTGGTAGATCCAGGGGATTTGGCTTTGTCACCTTCAAGTACGAACATTCCATGAGGGACGCCATCGAGGCTATGAATGGCCAGAGCCTAGACGGTTGTAACATTACCGTTAATGAAGCACAGTCTCGCGGAAGCGGAGGCGGAGGCGGATATTTCCGTGGTGGTCGCTGTGAGGGCGGAGGCGGAGGCGGATACGGTCGACGGGAAGGTGGTTATGGTGGAGGTTACGGTGGTGGCCGTGCCCGTGGATATGGTTGTGGCGACCGCGATTATGGTGGTTGTTATTCGAGGGGTGGTGGTGCTTCCGATGGAAGCTGGAGGAATTAA